A genomic window from Sphingobacterium sp. BN32 includes:
- a CDS encoding GDP-L-fucose synthase has protein sequence MEKQAKIYVAGHRGMVGSAIYRKLTELGYTNIVTRTSKELDLRDQQAVKEFFESEKPEYVFLAAAKVGGIMANNTYRADFIYENLAIQNNVIHFAHENNVEKLMFLGSSCIYPKMAPQPLNEDYLLTGTLEYTNEPYAIAKIAGIKMVESYRLQYGDKYISVMPTNLYGINDNYHPENSHVLPALIRRFHEAKEANAPSVSIWGTGTPLREFLYADDLADACVFLMENYDELQFINIGVGEDISIKELAETIQEVVGYKGKLEFDSSKPDGTPRKLMDVSKLHSLGWKHKINLKEGIALAYQDFISKENEKRD, from the coding sequence GTGGAAAAACAAGCGAAAATATACGTTGCAGGCCATCGTGGTATGGTGGGATCTGCGATATACCGCAAATTAACAGAACTAGGATATACCAATATCGTCACTAGAACATCGAAAGAGCTCGACCTTCGTGATCAGCAAGCAGTTAAAGAATTCTTTGAATCTGAAAAGCCGGAGTACGTGTTCCTGGCGGCAGCTAAGGTTGGCGGGATCATGGCTAACAATACTTATCGCGCGGATTTTATATATGAAAATCTCGCTATACAGAATAATGTAATTCACTTTGCGCATGAGAACAATGTGGAGAAACTGATGTTCTTAGGTTCTAGCTGTATCTATCCGAAGATGGCCCCTCAGCCATTGAATGAAGATTATCTACTGACAGGCACTTTAGAGTACACCAATGAACCCTATGCAATTGCAAAGATCGCCGGTATCAAAATGGTAGAATCCTATCGTTTGCAATATGGCGACAAGTATATTTCCGTAATGCCAACGAATCTTTATGGCATCAATGATAATTACCATCCGGAAAACTCGCATGTGTTGCCGGCGCTGATCCGAAGATTCCACGAAGCTAAGGAAGCCAACGCGCCATCAGTTAGCATTTGGGGAACCGGAACTCCATTACGTGAATTCTTGTATGCCGATGATTTAGCAGATGCTTGTGTTTTCTTGATGGAGAATTATGATGAATTGCAATTCATCAACATCGGAGTAGGAGAAGATATCAGTATTAAAGAATTAGCAGAAACTATCCAGGAAGTTGTCGGATATAAAGGTAAGCTGGAATTTGATAGCAGTAAGCCAGATGGCACGCCAAGAAAGCTGATGGATGTCAGCAAATTACATAGCCTGGGTTGGAAGCATAAAATAAATTTAAAGGAAGGTATAGCTTTGGCTTATCAGGATTTCATATCTAAGGAAAACGAAAAACGAGACTAA
- the trmB gene encoding tRNA (guanosine(46)-N7)-methyltransferase TrmB, translated as MGKDKLRKFAEVATFPNVVQLDAGKPFKGKWASDFFKNDKPLILELACGKGEYTVNLAKLFPEKNFIGIDYKGNRIWRGAKTAIEEGISNVGFLRIQIETILEYFAEAEISEIWITFPDPQPQESREKKRLTNPAFLERYKHILVPEGIMHLKTDNDGFYAYTVEQIELQNLPKLKETTDLYHSDLVDEVLSIKTYYEKKYLAVDKNINYMQWKFKK; from the coding sequence ATGGGTAAGGATAAACTTAGAAAATTTGCAGAAGTAGCTACATTTCCAAATGTTGTACAATTAGATGCCGGTAAACCTTTCAAGGGTAAATGGGCATCCGATTTCTTTAAAAATGACAAACCACTTATCCTTGAATTAGCATGTGGAAAAGGAGAATACACCGTCAATCTGGCCAAGTTATTTCCAGAAAAGAACTTCATAGGTATTGATTACAAGGGTAATCGTATCTGGAGAGGTGCAAAGACGGCCATTGAAGAGGGTATATCGAATGTGGGATTCTTAAGAATCCAGATTGAGACGATTCTAGAGTATTTTGCTGAAGCTGAGATCTCTGAAATATGGATCACATTCCCTGACCCGCAGCCACAAGAAAGCCGCGAGAAAAAGCGCTTAACCAATCCTGCATTCTTAGAGCGTTATAAACACATCCTTGTTCCGGAAGGTATTATGCACTTGAAGACGGACAACGACGGCTTCTACGCATATACGGTAGAACAGATTGAGCTGCAGAACCTTCCGAAGTTGAAGGAAACCACCGACCTTTATCATTCCGATTTAGTGGATGAAGTATTGTCTATCAAAACGTATTATGAGAAAAAATACCTTGCGGTAGATAAGAACATCAATTACATGCAGTGGAAGTTTAAAAAGTAA
- a CDS encoding RNA polymerase sigma factor yields the protein MKTYEPYNDEQTLLLLLKSGDYHAFTQLYQRYSLRLLGRIIRLVKSDETAEEILQTLFLKVWERRDQIDPDKSLKPFLFTIAQNLVYDHFRRMALDERFRNEFIKQYAEDYQHIEEDLTFKQTQENVMNAIKALPPQCQKVFILFKIEGKSYAEICETLNISKSTVNNHLTKANSLLKSNLPLYQYRLLTAFVFLWCQL from the coding sequence GTGAAGACTTATGAGCCATATAATGATGAGCAAACGTTACTTCTCCTTTTAAAATCAGGGGATTATCATGCTTTTACGCAGCTTTACCAGCGGTATAGCCTTCGACTGCTCGGTCGTATCATTCGACTTGTCAAATCCGACGAAACTGCCGAAGAGATTCTCCAGACGCTCTTCCTCAAGGTGTGGGAGCGGAGGGATCAAATAGATCCTGATAAATCATTGAAACCCTTCCTATTTACCATTGCACAAAATTTAGTATACGACCATTTCAGAAGAATGGCCTTAGACGAACGCTTTAGGAATGAGTTTATTAAGCAGTATGCCGAGGATTATCAACATATTGAAGAGGATCTCACTTTTAAACAGACACAAGAAAACGTGATGAATGCGATAAAAGCACTGCCCCCACAGTGCCAGAAGGTCTTCATATTGTTTAAGATCGAAGGAAAGAGCTACGCTGAGATTTGCGAAACCCTGAATATCAGCAAGTCCACTGTCAACAACCATCTGACGAAAGCCAATTCCTTATTGAAAAGTAATTTACCCCTATATCAGTATAGATTGCTAACAGCTTTTGTCTTCTTGTGGTGTCAACTTTAA
- a CDS encoding FecR family protein — protein sequence MPKSDIQIAFDRYLAGHSTREDLQIILDSLQCDEDTTIKERIFQELATEETSPPLRIHQEILDRVLLNLDKKRAEELSLLGGDKSAPEKPESAEGLKSNIIKFLNPKKWFLVAACFLGLCFMISVLWNSTATDTNTSSAKKYDISLPSTNAATILFEDGEVLSLLNADSALLRSRGIEVIKKANKELQFKISAVSVAPNMKQTFRSPKGIVSHIILSDGSHVLLNSASQLSYSNTFTEKERRVSLKGEAYFQVSHNKQRPFIVNANETQINVLGTSFNVVTDEKRQQVVTTLEEGSVLVKTKQQQMHMTPGMRSASHLNNGKIDTAHVNIANEIAWKEGLFKFADEDIYSVMEKLQTWYDIEEIEITDKTTDRFSGTVKRTRKLSELFQNLEKISNYKFQIKDRRIIVSKGT from the coding sequence ATGCCGAAATCCGATATCCAAATCGCTTTTGACAGGTATCTTGCTGGTCACTCGACACGAGAAGACTTACAGATTATTCTGGATAGCCTTCAGTGTGATGAGGATACGACCATAAAGGAGCGAATCTTTCAAGAGCTTGCGACAGAGGAAACTAGTCCTCCGCTGAGAATACATCAGGAGATACTCGATAGAGTCCTCTTAAACCTTGATAAGAAGCGGGCAGAAGAACTATCGCTGCTCGGCGGGGATAAGTCTGCGCCTGAAAAGCCCGAAAGCGCAGAGGGGCTTAAATCCAATATTATCAAATTTCTCAATCCCAAGAAGTGGTTTTTGGTCGCGGCCTGCTTTCTTGGTCTTTGTTTTATGATTTCTGTCTTATGGAATAGCACAGCGACAGATACTAATACCTCTTCCGCAAAGAAATACGACATTTCTCTTCCCTCAACAAATGCAGCAACCATCTTATTCGAAGATGGGGAGGTTCTTTCACTCCTCAATGCTGATTCAGCGCTCCTGCGCAGTCGAGGAATTGAGGTTATCAAAAAAGCGAATAAAGAACTTCAGTTTAAGATTAGCGCTGTAAGTGTTGCGCCGAATATGAAACAGACTTTCCGTTCGCCCAAAGGCATTGTCTCGCACATTATCTTGTCGGACGGTTCCCATGTACTGCTCAACTCCGCGAGCCAATTAAGTTACAGCAACACATTCACAGAAAAAGAGCGACGTGTGTCCTTGAAAGGCGAAGCCTATTTCCAAGTGAGCCATAATAAGCAGCGTCCTTTTATCGTGAATGCCAATGAGACGCAAATTAACGTCTTGGGGACTTCCTTTAATGTAGTTACCGATGAAAAGAGGCAGCAGGTGGTCACCACCTTGGAGGAAGGATCTGTATTGGTTAAAACTAAACAACAGCAGATGCACATGACGCCCGGCATGCGGTCGGCGTCACATCTGAACAACGGCAAGATTGATACAGCGCATGTGAATATCGCCAATGAAATAGCCTGGAAGGAAGGCTTATTCAAATTTGCCGATGAGGATATATACAGCGTTATGGAAAAGCTGCAAACCTGGTACGACATAGAAGAGATCGAAATAACCGACAAAACAACCGACCGTTTTAGCGGTACGGTCAAGCGCACGCGCAAGTTGTCCGAGTTGTTCCAGAACCTGGAAAAGATATCGAATTATAAATTTCAAATTAAAGACAGGAGGATTATCGTTAGCAAAGGCACGTAA
- a CDS encoding TonB-dependent receptor — protein MRKLNPKTTLFDRRKLIRGIMTVKLIVFIVCLMFVQTFAASYAQNVSLRFKNANLQKVLDEIQQQTGLELLYNNTLVNRAKKKVTIDVTNVYYKNALKQVLSETDLTFEINNNTVVIKESNGSPKSSTNIIKTTATMQQSTVTGKVTDDQGSPLSGVTVTVKGTNIGTSTDNDGNYSLSLPQSAQVLVFSAMGYNSQELPINGQAKVDATLVGQVDNLDEVVVVGYSTQRVRYLSSSVSTISAEKLKDVTANDLPSMLQGKAPGVVVSTASGDPSSPPRVLIRGAGTISASTSPLTVVDGNIGGTYNPADIESVSILKDVAATGLYGSRAANGVIIINTKTGKPGQTKVEFNNSFGMGKATTGSFRLMNSQELYDFQNTFYNRDAKLLENNTNWWDLAFRTSYVNNHNLSISGGSEKVQYYTSGVFYKELGTLQGTGNTGYNFRNNLNVQITDRFKAAVYVNGLVNKNELENSNTMYDAYTGLPFDPAYDADGNPIDGRFYEGWTGREKENFLHSLQYNYNRSKNWEVSGDLNLDYNVTSKLTLSSYNRIQLGNGASATYYDRRTKQGGANIGELYNGTDEYRRYLTSNRVRYAEQFGLHNLVLLGAAEVETTTSAWANTSGKGLPAGKDVMSVATGILQNPSGARDQVGFRKYLAQADYNFNDRYFLIGSFVNEFSSKFGKNNSTANFYQLGASWILTNEEFLKNHPAISFAKIRGSYGTVGNADGISNFGARGLYSITQEASYSGLPGAAPYQKGNPDLSWEKIESANIGADFSLWNRISVSLDVYEKKASELLYRKPLAATTGYSYVWVNAGSVRNRGLEFSILSQNIKKEDFTWETNFNMAFNRNKVLELSDGAKVFNPGARQPIAVGYDMDAYNFPIWAGVDPENGDPLWEKITVDGNGNQTKTTTNKYSEAASSDSRQFTGTSAAPKFTGGMNNALTYKDFTFSAFFNFVYGNYVYNDTRAYFDNDGLYEAFNSMVLPDGWTRWEKPGDNATHPKPIVGGNKESNQSSSRYLENGSYLRLRNIKLGYNLPQSVISKMRLSKLHVFVSADNVWTLTNFSGPDPEVSLSQVDLSSGMSSFKYPVTRRFLFGLNLTF, from the coding sequence ATGAGAAAACTCAACCCTAAAACGACGCTCTTTGATCGGCGCAAGCTGATCAGAGGCATTATGACCGTTAAACTTATTGTTTTCATCGTATGTTTAATGTTCGTGCAAACATTTGCAGCAAGTTATGCGCAAAATGTTTCCTTAAGATTCAAAAATGCTAACCTACAAAAGGTGTTGGATGAAATCCAACAGCAGACAGGCTTAGAGCTTTTATACAACAATACCTTGGTTAACCGCGCAAAAAAAAAGGTGACGATCGATGTAACGAATGTCTACTATAAGAACGCTCTTAAACAGGTTTTATCTGAAACGGATCTCACCTTTGAAATCAACAACAACACGGTTGTGATCAAAGAATCCAATGGCAGCCCGAAGAGTAGCACAAACATCATTAAGACTACTGCGACAATGCAGCAAAGTACTGTAACGGGAAAAGTAACTGATGATCAAGGGTCTCCGCTCAGCGGCGTAACGGTGACTGTGAAAGGAACGAATATCGGTACTTCCACTGACAACGATGGTAATTACAGTCTTTCTCTTCCGCAGTCGGCTCAAGTACTTGTCTTTTCGGCAATGGGTTATAATAGTCAGGAGCTCCCAATCAACGGACAGGCAAAGGTAGATGCAACCTTAGTAGGACAGGTGGATAACCTTGACGAAGTAGTTGTCGTGGGTTATTCAACTCAAAGAGTTCGTTACTTATCGAGCTCTGTGAGCACCATATCAGCAGAAAAATTGAAAGACGTGACTGCCAATGATCTTCCAAGCATGTTACAAGGTAAAGCACCGGGGGTAGTCGTTTCAACGGCATCTGGCGACCCTTCTAGCCCTCCTAGAGTGCTTATTCGTGGAGCAGGTACCATATCGGCAAGTACTTCACCTCTAACAGTAGTTGATGGAAATATCGGAGGTACCTATAACCCTGCGGATATCGAATCTGTGTCCATATTGAAGGATGTCGCTGCGACTGGTCTTTATGGTTCCAGAGCTGCCAATGGTGTTATCATCATCAACACCAAAACAGGAAAGCCCGGACAGACCAAAGTAGAGTTCAATAACTCCTTCGGGATGGGGAAGGCGACGACAGGAAGCTTCCGCTTGATGAACTCTCAGGAATTATACGACTTCCAAAACACCTTCTACAACCGCGATGCCAAGTTGTTAGAGAACAATACCAACTGGTGGGATCTTGCTTTCCGAACCAGTTATGTCAATAATCATAACCTTTCCATCTCTGGAGGATCCGAGAAAGTGCAGTACTATACGTCGGGTGTTTTCTACAAAGAGCTGGGAACACTTCAAGGTACAGGCAATACGGGTTATAACTTCCGTAACAACCTGAACGTACAGATTACCGATCGTTTCAAAGCAGCGGTATATGTCAATGGATTGGTCAACAAGAATGAGTTGGAGAATAGCAATACCATGTATGATGCTTATACAGGATTACCTTTCGACCCGGCATACGATGCCGACGGAAACCCTATCGATGGACGTTTCTATGAAGGCTGGACAGGTCGTGAGAAAGAAAACTTCCTACATTCCCTGCAGTACAACTACAATCGCTCGAAAAACTGGGAAGTAAGTGGAGACTTAAATCTAGATTATAACGTGACTAGTAAGCTAACGCTATCCAGCTATAACCGTATCCAATTAGGTAATGGAGCTTCCGCGACTTACTACGATCGCAGAACCAAACAGGGTGGTGCAAACATTGGCGAGCTATACAACGGGACAGACGAGTACAGAAGATACCTAACCTCCAACCGCGTTCGCTATGCCGAGCAATTCGGATTGCATAACCTCGTGCTATTAGGTGCCGCCGAAGTTGAAACGACCACTTCAGCTTGGGCTAACACCTCCGGAAAAGGGCTTCCTGCCGGCAAGGATGTGATGTCTGTTGCTACTGGCATTCTGCAGAACCCTAGCGGAGCCAGAGATCAAGTAGGCTTCAGAAAGTATCTCGCGCAAGCCGACTACAACTTCAATGATCGATACTTCTTAATCGGTTCCTTTGTCAATGAGTTCTCTTCCAAGTTCGGAAAGAATAATTCTACAGCAAACTTCTACCAATTGGGAGCTTCCTGGATATTAACCAATGAGGAGTTCCTAAAAAATCATCCTGCTATCAGCTTCGCAAAGATCAGAGGATCTTACGGAACGGTGGGTAATGCCGATGGTATCTCTAACTTCGGTGCGCGAGGCTTATACAGCATCACGCAAGAGGCTAGCTACTCCGGTCTTCCGGGAGCAGCGCCTTATCAAAAAGGAAATCCAGACCTAAGCTGGGAAAAGATCGAGTCCGCCAATATCGGTGCCGACTTCTCCCTATGGAACCGCATTTCAGTAAGCTTAGATGTGTATGAGAAAAAAGCAAGTGAACTCTTGTACAGAAAACCTCTTGCAGCAACAACCGGCTACAGCTATGTGTGGGTCAATGCAGGGTCGGTACGCAACAGAGGCCTTGAGTTCAGCATTCTTTCTCAAAACATCAAGAAGGAGGATTTCACTTGGGAAACTAATTTCAACATGGCATTCAACAGAAACAAAGTATTGGAGTTGAGTGATGGGGCAAAAGTATTCAACCCGGGAGCGAGACAGCCAATTGCTGTAGGTTATGATATGGATGCTTATAACTTCCCGATTTGGGCGGGCGTAGATCCAGAGAATGGAGATCCCCTTTGGGAAAAGATTACTGTGGATGGCAATGGCAATCAAACCAAAACAACAACGAACAAGTATAGCGAAGCAGCATCCTCAGACTCTCGCCAGTTCACAGGAACCTCCGCGGCACCAAAATTTACTGGAGGTATGAATAATGCTTTAACTTACAAAGATTTCACCTTCTCGGCATTCTTCAACTTTGTCTATGGTAACTATGTTTACAACGATACCCGTGCGTATTTTGATAATGATGGTCTCTACGAGGCTTTCAACTCCATGGTATTGCCAGACGGATGGACACGTTGGGAAAAACCAGGGGACAATGCAACACATCCGAAACCAATTGTCGGCGGAAATAAGGAGTCTAATCAGTCCTCATCACGTTATCTGGAAAATGGAAGTTACTTGCGCTTAAGAAATATCAAGCTTGGTTATAACCTGCCACAGTCTGTAATTTCCAAGATGCGTTTATCCAAACTGCATGTATTCGTAAGTGCGGACAATGTATGGACATTAACCAATTTTTCAGGACCAGATCCTGAAGTTTCGCTTAGCCAGGTAGACTTAAGCTCAGGTATGTCGAGCTTCAAATATCCGGTAACAAGACGATTCCTATTTGGTCTAAACTTAACCTTTTAA
- a CDS encoding RagB/SusD family nutrient uptake outer membrane protein, translated as MKLASLYRSITLIACFTLLFSCEKYYDPTEYIDEESALTNEADVATATIGSYALLKSEAYIRSGHFLMEYPGDAVAQGQSSGDDLTRAYRYNHINTSGHATNFWSQSYKIVAAANKVIEFVPDNASAGLLQLKGENLYLRAMVHFYLVRVFGRPYPQGKGENMGVPILREGLTDEETAVLTRSSVKEVYNFVLADLLKAAELMSENKSNSFASKEVAYALLSRVYLYMEDNANAIKYANLVINSGRYSLLEGSEYQGFFKSSPDNNRETIFCIRHTKVEDRGMSSINSMYFSGDVAGNPLGQGVSGWAEIYASKKYYDLLQTYPNDLRNSFITPYLLDGKLQYNQKLTPVTPMYYVNKYALQEGQINLSSPIFLRLAEIYLIRAEAQAKLGNTAEAIADVNLLRQRAGLSGAALRTTSNLQTAGMTILDAVMEERYLELAFEGHRAYDLFRNNMPMERNYPGTHSLNNTPTTNITQKVLPTDPRVVFYVPQAEINRNSNLKQNP; from the coding sequence ATGAAATTAGCATCACTATATCGCTCGATAACACTCATAGCATGCTTTACGCTGTTGTTCTCCTGTGAAAAATACTACGACCCAACTGAATATATCGATGAAGAGTCTGCATTGACCAATGAAGCCGATGTCGCAACCGCCACTATTGGTAGCTACGCATTGCTTAAAAGCGAAGCATACATCCGTAGCGGCCACTTCCTGATGGAATACCCTGGCGATGCCGTAGCACAAGGACAATCTTCAGGCGATGACTTAACACGCGCATATCGCTATAACCATATCAATACCTCCGGCCATGCCACCAACTTCTGGTCCCAATCATATAAGATTGTTGCTGCCGCGAACAAAGTCATCGAGTTCGTGCCGGACAACGCCTCAGCAGGTCTACTTCAACTGAAAGGTGAAAACCTCTACCTACGCGCGATGGTTCACTTCTATCTCGTACGTGTGTTCGGACGCCCCTATCCACAAGGGAAAGGCGAAAATATGGGCGTGCCGATCTTGAGAGAAGGATTGACGGATGAGGAAACCGCTGTCCTGACCCGGAGCTCCGTAAAAGAAGTGTATAACTTCGTTCTTGCGGATCTGTTGAAAGCTGCTGAATTGATGTCAGAAAACAAAAGCAATTCCTTCGCATCCAAAGAAGTTGCCTATGCTTTGCTGTCGCGTGTTTACCTGTACATGGAAGACAACGCAAATGCAATCAAATATGCCAACCTAGTCATCAACTCAGGACGTTATTCGCTCTTAGAGGGTTCCGAATATCAAGGATTCTTCAAAAGCTCCCCGGATAATAACAGGGAAACCATCTTTTGTATTCGCCACACCAAAGTGGAGGACAGAGGCATGAGCTCAATCAATTCCATGTATTTCAGTGGTGATGTCGCGGGAAATCCACTAGGACAGGGCGTCAGCGGATGGGCGGAAATCTACGCTTCCAAAAAGTACTACGATTTGCTACAAACCTATCCGAATGATTTAAGAAACTCGTTTATCACCCCCTATCTATTGGACGGAAAACTTCAGTACAATCAGAAGTTGACTCCGGTTACACCGATGTATTATGTCAATAAATATGCTTTGCAAGAAGGACAGATCAACCTGAGCTCGCCAATCTTTCTACGTCTTGCGGAAATCTACCTGATCCGGGCAGAGGCACAAGCAAAGTTAGGAAATACCGCAGAAGCCATCGCTGATGTTAATTTATTGCGCCAGCGTGCCGGACTTTCTGGCGCCGCATTACGCACGACAAGCAATCTGCAAACTGCAGGAATGACCATTCTTGATGCTGTAATGGAAGAAAGATACCTCGAGCTAGCATTCGAAGGCCACCGTGCTTACGACTTGTTCAGAAACAATATGCCGATGGAAAGAAATTATCCAGGAACGCATTCTTTGAATAATACGCCTACAACGAATATCACGCAAAAGGTATTACCTACAGACCCGCGCGTAGTATTTTATGTTCCACAGGCAGAAATCAATAGAAATAGCAATTTGAAACAAAACCCTTAA
- a CDS encoding Gfo/Idh/MocA family protein, producing MTFSRRKFIKAASLTTMSGILLNQSGIASERVWSLNNKTLKVGLIGCGGRGTAAAMEALNADPNVILYAMADAFQDHLDESHKTLTEKMGKKVQVSKNNQFVGLDAYQKLLATDVDVVLLAAPPAFRPSHLEASVNAGKHIFCEKPFAVDAPGLRRVIAASQKSKEKNLALVAGFCWRYHLPKRETFNRVLNGQIGNVLASESTYNTGELWYKERKPEWTDFEYQLRNWLYYNWLSGDHIIEQAIHSMDMLQWAMGDQLPIQVTGSGGRQKRTDPKFGNIYDHFALVYEYPNGSKSYFSSRQQSNTAPSYMVELVGEQGKCLVDCRTGVHSITGKSPWKYDDETKFTDENAYKKSNSRSMYQQEHDELFESIRKNKPKNDGEWMVKSNLVALAGRMAAYSGQTVTLDAALASNETYSPTEFSWDMKYDLPIAIPGVNIKI from the coding sequence ATGACTTTTTCAAGAAGAAAATTTATCAAAGCAGCAAGCCTTACGACCATGTCGGGCATCTTACTGAATCAATCAGGCATTGCATCAGAACGGGTATGGTCGCTAAATAATAAAACATTAAAGGTAGGACTGATTGGCTGTGGCGGTCGTGGAACGGCCGCCGCCATGGAGGCCCTCAATGCTGACCCCAATGTCATTCTCTATGCTATGGCGGATGCCTTTCAGGATCATCTGGACGAGTCGCATAAGACGCTTACCGAAAAGATGGGCAAGAAAGTACAGGTTTCTAAAAACAACCAGTTTGTGGGATTAGATGCCTATCAGAAACTATTAGCGACAGACGTCGATGTGGTCTTGTTGGCTGCTCCACCAGCATTCCGACCAAGCCACTTAGAGGCCTCGGTCAATGCCGGAAAGCATATCTTTTGTGAAAAGCCTTTCGCAGTGGATGCACCTGGCCTACGTCGCGTAATAGCCGCATCACAAAAGTCCAAAGAAAAGAACTTAGCTCTTGTTGCAGGATTCTGCTGGCGCTATCACCTACCAAAGCGCGAAACGTTCAACAGAGTATTGAATGGTCAGATCGGGAATGTCCTAGCGTCTGAAAGCACCTACAACACCGGCGAATTATGGTATAAAGAAAGAAAACCAGAATGGACCGACTTTGAATACCAACTAAGAAATTGGTTGTACTACAACTGGCTTTCCGGCGACCATATTATTGAGCAGGCGATCCATAGTATGGATATGTTGCAATGGGCAATGGGCGATCAGCTGCCAATCCAGGTCACAGGGTCCGGAGGACGCCAAAAAAGAACTGATCCGAAATTTGGCAATATCTATGACCACTTCGCTTTGGTTTATGAGTATCCAAACGGCTCCAAATCGTATTTCTCGTCCAGACAGCAAAGCAATACTGCACCGTCCTACATGGTCGAATTGGTCGGCGAGCAGGGTAAATGCCTTGTTGACTGCCGTACAGGCGTCCATAGCATCACCGGGAAATCACCATGGAAATATGATGATGAAACCAAGTTTACGGACGAGAATGCTTACAAGAAATCCAACTCGCGAAGCATGTATCAACAAGAACATGATGAGCTTTTCGAATCCATCAGAAAAAATAAACCAAAAAATGATGGAGAATGGATGGTAAAATCTAATTTAGTGGCATTAGCCGGTAGGATGGCAGCATATTCCGGACAAACAGTAACGCTAGACGCTGCGTTAGCGTCTAATGAAACCTATAGTCCGACGGAATTTTCATGGGATATGAAGTACGATTTACCGATTGCTATTCCTGGTGTAAACATTAAAATCTAA
- a CDS encoding sugar phosphate isomerase/epimerase → MNRKNFLKSAAILAGSSIVAPQLQAAANFGFSNSAMQGKLKKGIGFDMIKEEIPLVDKFKLVKDLGFDGIEFNSPVAHSIQDLLKAKAASGIEIPTLVNKDHWSKPLSDPDPEVRKFIIDSCAKSLQEVKELGGDTVLVVPGVVNEKVSYKTAYNNALDSVRKLIPAAEKTGMKIGLENVWNNFLLSPIEAARFVDEINHPLVGWYFDIGNVLRYGWPEHWIEVLGKRIFKLHIKEFSREKMNNEGLWKGFNVELTKGDIDWATVMKKVREVNYKGQWITVEIPGGDRNRLKTISAQMDDIIAHY, encoded by the coding sequence ATGAACAGAAAGAATTTCTTAAAATCTGCAGCCATATTAGCCGGGTCGTCGATTGTTGCGCCTCAGCTACAAGCAGCAGCTAATTTCGGCTTCTCTAACTCCGCAATGCAAGGAAAACTTAAAAAGGGGATAGGCTTTGATATGATCAAGGAGGAGATTCCGTTGGTCGACAAATTCAAACTGGTTAAAGATTTAGGCTTTGATGGCATTGAATTCAACAGCCCGGTTGCCCATTCAATCCAAGATCTGTTGAAAGCAAAAGCAGCCTCAGGAATAGAAATACCAACATTGGTCAATAAAGACCATTGGTCAAAACCGCTGTCGGATCCCGATCCGGAAGTTCGTAAGTTTATCATCGACTCCTGTGCGAAGTCGCTGCAGGAAGTCAAGGAACTAGGCGGTGATACTGTACTCGTTGTGCCTGGCGTTGTGAACGAGAAAGTATCCTATAAAACAGCTTATAACAATGCGCTGGACTCCGTTCGTAAATTAATCCCTGCCGCCGAAAAGACCGGCATGAAAATCGGATTAGAAAACGTTTGGAACAATTTTCTTTTAAGTCCTATTGAAGCAGCACGCTTTGTCGACGAAATAAACCACCCCCTGGTCGGATGGTATTTTGATATCGGCAATGTCCTTCGCTACGGCTGGCCAGAACACTGGATCGAAGTACTTGGCAAGCGTATCTTTAAGCTCCATATCAAAGAATTCAGCCGCGAGAAGATGAACAATGAAGGCCTATGGAAAGGATTCAATGTAGAACTGACCAAAGGCGATATCGATTGGGCAACAGTCATGAAAAAAGTGCGCGAGGTCAATTACAAAGGCCAATGGATAACTGTAGAAATACCGGGCGGAGATAGAAATAGATTAAAAACTATCTCAGCACAAATGGATGATATCATTGCGCATTATTAA